GTCGCTCTTCGCCGCGGCCACCACGCTGCTCGAGCGGGCGCGCGGCGGGGACGGCCTGATCCGGCTCGGCCAGGACGTGCGCTACACGGTGGCGTCCCGCTGAGGCGACCGACCGGCATCCGGCCCGGGCGACCGCCCCACCGCTCGGGCACGCGGAAGGGCCCGCCCCGCCGAAGCGGAACGGGCCCTGCCGATGGTGCTGGTGCCGACCCGAGGGCCGGCTCAGATCACTTGAGGATCTTGGTGACGCGACCGGCGCCGACCGTACGGCCACCCTCACGGATGGCGAACTTGAGGCCGTCCTCCATGGCGATGGGCTGGATCAGCTCGACGACCATGTCGGTGTTGTCACCGGGCATGACCATCTCGGTGCCCTCGGGCAGGTGCACGACACCCGTGACGTCCGTCGTACGGAAGTAGAACTGCGGACGGTAGTTGTCGTAGAACGGCGTGTGACGGCCGCCCTCGTCCTTGCTCAGGATGTAGACCTGCGCCTCGAAGTCCGTGTGCGGGGTGATCGAACCCGGCTTGACGATGACCTGGCCGCGCTCGACGTCCTCGCGCTTCGTGCCACGGAGCAGGAGACCGACGTTCTCACCGGCACGACCCTCGTCGAGCAGCTTGCGGAACATCTCGACACCGGTGACGGTCGTCTTGGCCGGCGGGCCGGTGTGGATGCCGACGATCTCGATCTCCTCGTTGACCTTGAGGACACCGCGCTCGATGCGGCCGGTCACGACGGTGCCACGACCGGTGATCGTGAAGACGTCCTCGACGGGCATGAGGAACGGCTTGTCGATGTCGCGCTCGGGCTCCGGGATGGCCGTGTCGACGGCGTCCATGAGGTCGAGGACCGACTGGCCCCACTCGGCGTCGCCCTCGAGGGCCTTGAGCGCCGAGACCTTGACGACGGGGAGGTCGTCACCGGGGAACTCGTACTGCGAGAGGAGCTCACGGACCTCCATCTCGACGAGCTCGAGGATCTCCTCGTCGTCGACCATGTCGGCCTTGTTGAGCGCCACGACGATGTAGGGGACGCCGACCTGGCGGGCCAGGAGGACGTGCTCCTTCGTCTGCGGCATGGGACCGTCGGTGGCGGCAACCACGAGGATCGCGCCGTCCATCTGGGCCGCACCGGTGATCATGTTCTTCACGTAGTCGGCGTGGCCGGGGCAGTCGACGTGCGCGTAGTGACGACCCTCGGTCTGGTACTCGATGTGAGCGATCGAGATCGTGATGCCGCGCTGGCGCTCCTCGGGGGCCTTGTCGATGTCCTCGAACGCGAACTGGGGGTTCAGGTCGGGGTACTTGTCGTGCAGAACCTTGGAAATCGCAGCCGTCAGCGTCGTCTTGCCGTGGTCGATGTGACCGATGGTGCCGATGTTGACGTGCGGCTTGGTCCGCTCGAACTTTGCCTTCGCCACTGTGGGTCCTCCTCAGGACTTATGTGTGTGGTGCCGTACGACCAGGGCAGGACGTGGCGGCTGTGGGTGGATTCCGATGGAAGAGACTACGGGATGTCCCGCAGTCACTCGCCCCGGGTCTTCTTGATGATCTCCTCGGCGACCGCCTTGGGGACCTCTGCGTAGGAGTCGAACTCCATCGAGTAGTTGGCGCGTCCCTGGGTCTTGGACCGCAAGTCGCCGACGTACCCGAACATCTCCGACAGCGGGACGAGGCCCTTGACGACCTTGGCGCCGCTGATGTCCTCCATGGCCTGGATCTGGCCACGGCGGGAGTTGATGTCACCGATGACGTCGCCCATGTAGTCCTCGGGCGTACGGACCTCGACGGCCATCATCGGCTCGAGCAGCACGGGGTCGGCCTTGCGGATGGCCTCCTTGAGGACCATCGAGCCGGCGATCTTGAACGCCATCTCCGAGGAGTCGACGTCGTGGTAGCCACCGTCGACGAGCGTGGCCTTGATGCCCACGAGGGGGTAGCCGGCCAGCACGCCGTACTGCATGGCGTCCTGGATGCCGGCGTCGACCGACGGGATGTACTCGCGCGGCACGCGGCCACCGGTGACGGCGTTGACGAACTCGTACATCGAGCCGTCCTCGGTCTCACCCAGCGGCTCGAAGCTGACCTGGACCTTGGCGAACTGGCCCGAGCCACCGGTCTGCTTCTTGTGGGTGTAGTCGTACTTGAGGACGGGACGACGGATCGTCTCGCGGTAGGCCACCTGCGGCTTGCCGACGTTGGCCTCGACCTTGAACTCGCGCTTCATGCGGTCGACGAGGATGTCGAGGTGCAGCTCGCCCATGCCGGCGATGATCGTCTGGCCGGTGTCCTCGTCGTGGTGCACCTGGAAGGTGGGGTCCTCGGCCGAGAGCTTCTGGATGGCCGTGCCCAGCTTCTCCTGGTCGCCCTTCGTCTTGGGCTCGATGGCGACCTGGATGACGGGGTCGGGGAAGGTCATCGACTCGAGCACGATCTGCTCGTTGACGTCCGACAGCGTGTCGCCCGTCGTCGTGTCCTTGAGGCCGATGGCCGCGTAGATGTGGCCGGCCATGGCGTCCTCGACCGGGTTCTCCTTGTTGGCGTGCATCTGGAAGAGCTTCCCGATGCGCTCCTTGCGACCCTTCGTCGAGTTCACGACGCTCGTGCCCGAGCTGATGTGGCCCGAGTACACGCGGATGAAGGTCAGCGTGCCGAAGAACGGGTGCGTCGCGACCTTGAAGGCGAGGGCCGAGAACGGCTCGTCCTTGCTCGGCTTGCGCGTCAGCTCGACCTCCTCGTTGCCCGGCTTGTGGCCGATCATCGGGGGGACGTCGAGCGGGCTCGGCAGGTAGTCGACGACGGCGTCGAGCATCGGCTGCACGCCGCGGTTCTTGAAGGCGGAGCCACAGAACACCGGGTAGAGGTCGGAGTTGACCGTGAGCTTGCGGATACCCGCCTTGAGCTCGTCGGTCGTGAGCTCCTCGCCACCGAGGTACTTCTCCATGAGCTCGTCGTCGGCCTCGGCGACGCGCTCGACGAGGGCCGTGCGGTACTCCTCGGCCTTGGCCAGCATGTCGGCGGGGATCTCGGCGATCTCGTACTTGGCACCCATGGTCACGTCGCCCTTGGCGTCGCCGGGCCACACGAGGGCACGCATGTAGAGCAGGTCGATGACGCCGAGGAAGTCGTTCTCGGCACCGATCGGCAGCTGCATGACGAGCGGCTCCGCACCGAGGCGGTCCTTGATCGTCTGCACCGTGAAGTAGAAGTCCGCGCCGAGCTTGTCCATCTTGTTGACGAAGCAGATGCGCGGCACGTCGTACTTGTCGGCCTGGCGCCACACCGTCTCGGACTGCGGCTCGACACCCTCCTTGCCGTCGAACACCGCGACGGCACCGTCGAGGACGCGCAGCGAGCGCTCCACCTCGACCGTGAAGTCGACGTGCCCGGGGGTGTCGATGATGTTGATCTGGGTGCCCTCCCAGAAGGAGGTCACGGCGGCAGACGTGATCGTGATGCCGCGCTCCTTCTCCTGCTCCATCCAGTCGGTCGTCGACGCACCGTCGTGGGTCTCACCGATCTTGTGGTTGACACCGGTGTAGAAGAGGATGCGCTCCGTCA
This is a stretch of genomic DNA from Terracoccus luteus. It encodes these proteins:
- the tuf gene encoding elongation factor Tu, whose translation is MAKAKFERTKPHVNIGTIGHIDHGKTTLTAAISKVLHDKYPDLNPQFAFEDIDKAPEERQRGITISIAHIEYQTEGRHYAHVDCPGHADYVKNMITGAAQMDGAILVVAATDGPMPQTKEHVLLARQVGVPYIVVALNKADMVDDEEILELVEMEVRELLSQYEFPGDDLPVVKVSALKALEGDAEWGQSVLDLMDAVDTAIPEPERDIDKPFLMPVEDVFTITGRGTVVTGRIERGVLKVNEEIEIVGIHTGPPAKTTVTGVEMFRKLLDEGRAGENVGLLLRGTKREDVERGQVIVKPGSITPHTDFEAQVYILSKDEGGRHTPFYDNYRPQFYFRTTDVTGVVHLPEGTEMVMPGDNTDMVVELIQPIAMEDGLKFAIREGGRTVGAGRVTKILK
- the fusA gene encoding elongation factor G, coding for MALDVLTDLKKVRNIGIMAHIDAGKTTVTERILFYTGVNHKIGETHDGASTTDWMEQEKERGITITSAAVTSFWEGTQINIIDTPGHVDFTVEVERSLRVLDGAVAVFDGKEGVEPQSETVWRQADKYDVPRICFVNKMDKLGADFYFTVQTIKDRLGAEPLVMQLPIGAENDFLGVIDLLYMRALVWPGDAKGDVTMGAKYEIAEIPADMLAKAEEYRTALVERVAEADDELMEKYLGGEELTTDELKAGIRKLTVNSDLYPVFCGSAFKNRGVQPMLDAVVDYLPSPLDVPPMIGHKPGNEEVELTRKPSKDEPFSALAFKVATHPFFGTLTFIRVYSGHISSGTSVVNSTKGRKERIGKLFQMHANKENPVEDAMAGHIYAAIGLKDTTTGDTLSDVNEQIVLESMTFPDPVIQVAIEPKTKGDQEKLGTAIQKLSAEDPTFQVHHDEDTGQTIIAGMGELHLDILVDRMKREFKVEANVGKPQVAYRETIRRPVLKYDYTHKKQTGGSGQFAKVQVSFEPLGETEDGSMYEFVNAVTGGRVPREYIPSVDAGIQDAMQYGVLAGYPLVGIKATLVDGGYHDVDSSEMAFKIAGSMVLKEAIRKADPVLLEPMMAVEVRTPEDYMGDVIGDINSRRGQIQAMEDISGAKVVKGLVPLSEMFGYVGDLRSKTQGRANYSMEFDSYAEVPKAVAEEIIKKTRGE